A window from Candidatus Gracilibacteria bacterium encodes these proteins:
- the rpsS gene encoding 30S ribosomal protein S19 → MARSSYKGPFVDEKLLKKVLNMDPNSKKVIKTWSRRSQIAPEFVGFTFAVHNGKDHVPVFVTEAMVGHHLGEFAFTRKFRGHPVKSKETTATA, encoded by the coding sequence ATGGCTCGAAGTAGTTACAAAGGTCCATTCGTTGATGAGAAACTTCTAAAGAAGGTACTCAACATGGATCCAAACAGCAAGAAAGTGATCAAGACTTGGTCTCGTCGCAGCCAAATTGCTCCTGAATTCGTAGGTTTCACCTTCGCGGTTCACAATGGTAAAGATCATGTCCCCGTCTTCGTTACGGAAGCCATGGTTGGCCACCATCTCGGAGAATTTGCCTTCACTCGTAAGTTCCGTGGACACCCCGTTAAATCTAAAGAAACAACCGCAACCGCTTAA
- the tuf gene encoding elongation factor Tu yields the protein MAGTFDRSKPHLNVGTIGHVDHGKTTLTAALTAVAAARFGGAENKVVAYDQIDNAPEEKARGITIATSHQEYNTDKRHYAHVDCPGHADYVKNMITGAAQMDGAILVVSAADGPMPQTREHILLARQVNVPYIVVFMNKMDIADPEIAELSEMEIRDLLTKYEYPGDTTPIIKGSALKAFEDPKGAAGDCVAELLKTLDEYIPQPQRELDKPFLMSIEDVFSIKGRGTVATGRIEQGVVNVNDEVELIGIKDTRKVVVTGVEMFRKTLDRGEAGDNVGLLMRGIEREEIERGQVAAKPGSIKPHTKFESEVYILSKEEGGRHTPFFKGYKPQFYIRTTDVTGTIELPAGVEMIMPGDNVNMIVELGAPVALEQGTRFAIREGGRTVGAGVVAKIMA from the coding sequence ATGGCAGGAACCTTCGACCGTTCAAAGCCGCACCTGAATGTGGGGACCATTGGTCACGTAGACCACGGGAAAACCACACTTACGGCTGCCCTCACCGCAGTAGCAGCGGCTCGTTTCGGTGGCGCTGAGAACAAAGTCGTAGCTTACGACCAAATCGACAACGCTCCGGAAGAAAAAGCTCGTGGAATCACGATCGCTACCTCTCACCAAGAGTACAATACCGATAAACGGCACTATGCTCACGTAGATTGTCCTGGTCACGCCGACTATGTAAAGAACATGATTACTGGAGCCGCTCAAATGGACGGTGCCATTCTCGTGGTTTCTGCCGCAGACGGACCTATGCCTCAAACTCGTGAACACATCCTCTTGGCTCGCCAGGTGAATGTGCCTTACATCGTAGTATTCATGAACAAAATGGATATTGCTGATCCAGAAATCGCAGAACTTTCCGAAATGGAAATCCGCGATCTTCTCACCAAGTACGAATATCCTGGAGACACCACTCCAATCATCAAGGGTTCCGCACTCAAGGCCTTCGAAGATCCTAAGGGAGCTGCCGGAGACTGTGTTGCTGAACTTTTGAAGACTCTCGACGAATACATTCCTCAACCTCAACGCGAACTCGACAAGCCTTTCCTCATGTCTATCGAAGATGTGTTCTCTATTAAGGGTCGTGGAACGGTAGCTACGGGTCGTATTGAACAAGGAGTAGTGAATGTGAACGACGAAGTTGAACTCATTGGTATCAAAGACACCCGCAAGGTGGTTGTTACCGGAGTTGAAATGTTCCGAAAAACTCTCGATCGTGGAGAGGCTGGAGACAATGTAGGTCTTCTCATGCGAGGTATCGAACGAGAAGAAATCGAACGAGGACAAGTGGCTGCTAAGCCCGGTTCTATCAAACCTCACACCAAGTTTGAATCTGAAGTATACATCCTAAGTAAGGAAGAAGGAGGACGACACACTCCATTCTTCAAAGGATACAAGCCTCAATTCTACATCCGTACTACAGATGTAACGGGTACCATCGAACTCCCTGCCGGAGTAGAGATGATCATGCCTGGAGACAATGTAAACATGATCGTTGAACTCGGAGCTCCAGTAGCTCTTGAGCAAGGAACTCGCTTCGCTATCCGCGAAGGAGGCCGCACCGTTGGTGCCGGAGTGGTCGCCAAGATCATGGCCTAG
- the rplW gene encoding 50S ribosomal protein L23, translated as MNLSQTLIRPVLTEKSTHQETAGKYTFMVHDDATKVDIKNALRTLYGVQVEKVNILHGLPKYRMGKSRKPMEKRASVKRAIITLKAGEKLEISKHSTTSTKKSTKKVAAAA; from the coding sequence ATGAATCTCTCTCAAACTCTCATCAGACCCGTTCTCACTGAAAAAAGTACTCATCAGGAGACTGCCGGAAAGTACACCTTCATGGTTCACGATGACGCCACCAAAGTGGACATCAAGAACGCCCTTCGCACCCTCTACGGTGTCCAAGTGGAAAAGGTGAACATCCTCCACGGTCTCCCAAAGTACCGAATGGGAAAGAGTCGCAAGCCTATGGAGAAACGAGCGTCCGTAAAAAGGGCGATCATCACTCTCAAGGCAGGAGAAAAGCTGGAGATCAGCAAGCACAGTACAACTTCAACTAAAAAATCTACTAAGAAGGTGGCCGCGGCTGCTTAA
- the rplD gene encoding 50S ribosomal protein L4, whose amino-acid sequence MKAPLYNQAGEKKGEVSLPKNIFEVEGGEGIVHNYLVYQQKSARKPIAHVLNKSDVSGGGKKPFAQKHTGRARQGSTRNPHMKGGGRAFGPKKWQNFAIMMPKKQRNRALFQILSMKAKDGKIFALDKFELEAPKTKVFANFLEKLDLKRDILVVGNREEKVLKSSSQNVDKAKVIMSNYLNPQDLLTYDAVLFTEAALKDIEGTYKA is encoded by the coding sequence ATGAAAGCACCATTATACAATCAAGCCGGTGAAAAGAAGGGAGAAGTCTCCCTCCCAAAGAACATCTTCGAAGTAGAAGGTGGAGAAGGGATTGTGCACAACTATCTTGTCTATCAACAGAAGAGTGCTCGAAAGCCTATCGCTCATGTGCTCAACAAGTCCGATGTGTCCGGAGGGGGTAAAAAGCCCTTCGCACAAAAGCACACGGGACGGGCTCGACAAGGTTCTACCAGAAACCCTCATATGAAGGGTGGAGGTCGTGCCTTCGGACCTAAGAAATGGCAAAACTTTGCCATCATGATGCCAAAGAAGCAGAGAAACCGAGCTTTATTCCAAATCCTCAGCATGAAGGCAAAGGATGGAAAAATCTTCGCACTGGATAAGTTCGAACTCGAAGCTCCAAAGACAAAGGTATTCGCAAACTTCCTTGAAAAGCTGGACCTCAAACGCGACATTCTCGTGGTTGGGAACCGAGAAGAAAAAGTCCTCAAAAGTTCTTCTCAGAATGTGGATAAAGCTAAAGTGATCATGAGCAATTATCTCAATCCGCAGGATCTCCTCACCTACGATGCAGTCCTCTTCACAGAAGCTGCGCTCAAGGATATCGAAGGAACTTACAAAGCCTAG
- the fusA gene encoding elongation factor G, with product MAEPIQTDLAHLRNIGICAHIDAGKTTTTERILFYTGRSHKIGEVHEGEATMDWMAQEQERGITITAAATTCYWKDIKINIIDTPGHVDFTVEVERSMRVLDGAVAVFDGSQGVEPQSETVWRQADKYDVPRIAFINKMDKIGADFFMSIKSIWDRLSKTAFAIQLPIGQDSSFTGIIDLVERKAYKFEGKHGEVQVEIPIPEDMTAQVEEYRAKMVEVAAEQEDDLMNKYLEGQELTVEEIKRGIRKGTVAGKIYPVFCGSALRDMGVQLVIDGVRDYLPSPMDVGSIKGINPDTDAEEVRTLDDDQPFAALAFKIATDPFVGKLCFFRVYSGKLDAGSYVLNTATGEKERIGRLVRMHANTREEIKTVHAGDIAAAIGLKNTFTGNTLTDPDHPITLESMSFPEPVIQIAIEPKTKADQEKMGMALQKLSEEDPTFRVSTAEETGQTLIAGMGELHLDIIVDRMKREFKVEANVGAPQVAYRETIKKEVECEEKYSKQTGGRGQYGHVIMTVGPNEPGKGYEFINSVVGGRIPREFIPAVDKGVKEALTRGVVAGYPVVDVKVELTDGSYHDVDSSEMAFKLAGSMAFKKGCNAASPVLLEPIMKVEVTVAEDYFGDVMGNISSRRGQIIESTNRGMAKVIRCTVPLSEMFGYATDLRSMTQGRGSYAMEFSHYNEVPSNVAAKIKADRGVKAGENRLR from the coding sequence ATGGCAGAACCTATCCAGACCGATCTAGCTCACCTCCGTAACATTGGAATTTGCGCACACATCGATGCGGGCAAAACAACCACCACCGAACGCATTTTGTTTTACACTGGACGAAGCCACAAAATTGGTGAAGTTCATGAAGGAGAGGCCACCATGGACTGGATGGCACAAGAACAAGAACGCGGAATCACCATCACGGCGGCCGCAACAACTTGTTACTGGAAGGATATCAAAATCAACATCATCGACACCCCCGGCCATGTGGATTTCACTGTAGAAGTGGAACGATCCATGCGTGTGCTCGACGGAGCCGTTGCTGTATTCGATGGATCTCAAGGAGTGGAACCTCAGTCTGAAACCGTGTGGCGCCAGGCGGACAAATACGATGTACCTCGAATCGCATTCATCAACAAGATGGACAAAATCGGAGCGGACTTCTTTATGTCCATCAAATCCATTTGGGATCGTCTTTCCAAGACCGCCTTCGCCATTCAACTTCCCATTGGACAGGATTCTTCCTTCACGGGAATCATCGATCTCGTGGAACGAAAGGCCTACAAGTTCGAAGGAAAACATGGAGAGGTTCAAGTAGAAATCCCTATTCCGGAAGACATGACCGCACAAGTGGAAGAGTACCGTGCAAAGATGGTTGAGGTTGCAGCTGAGCAAGAAGACGACCTCATGAACAAATACCTCGAAGGGCAAGAACTCACTGTTGAAGAGATCAAACGCGGAATCCGAAAAGGAACCGTTGCCGGAAAAATTTACCCGGTATTCTGTGGATCCGCTCTTCGCGACATGGGAGTGCAACTCGTTATTGATGGAGTTCGGGATTATCTCCCCTCTCCTATGGATGTGGGTTCCATCAAAGGAATCAACCCGGACACCGATGCGGAAGAGGTTCGCACCCTGGACGACGATCAACCTTTTGCCGCCCTCGCCTTCAAAATTGCAACCGATCCATTTGTAGGAAAACTCTGTTTCTTCCGTGTTTATTCCGGAAAGCTGGATGCGGGTTCTTATGTACTCAACACCGCAACCGGAGAAAAAGAACGCATCGGACGACTTGTTCGTATGCATGCCAACACTCGTGAAGAAATCAAAACGGTTCATGCCGGAGACATTGCTGCTGCAATTGGTCTCAAAAATACTTTCACCGGAAACACCCTCACCGATCCCGATCACCCAATCACGCTCGAATCCATGAGCTTCCCTGAACCGGTGATTCAAATTGCCATCGAACCAAAGACCAAAGCCGATCAAGAAAAAATGGGTATGGCGCTTCAAAAACTCTCCGAAGAAGATCCTACTTTCCGTGTTTCAACCGCGGAAGAAACCGGACAAACCTTGATCGCCGGAATGGGAGAATTGCACTTGGACATCATCGTGGATCGTATGAAACGCGAATTCAAAGTGGAGGCCAATGTCGGAGCTCCTCAAGTTGCCTACCGTGAAACCATCAAGAAGGAAGTGGAATGTGAAGAGAAATACTCCAAACAAACCGGAGGTCGTGGACAATACGGCCATGTGATCATGACCGTGGGTCCAAACGAACCCGGAAAAGGATATGAATTCATCAACTCCGTTGTTGGAGGAAGGATTCCAAGAGAGTTCATCCCTGCCGTTGATAAGGGGGTTAAAGAAGCTCTCACTCGTGGAGTGGTGGCCGGTTACCCTGTGGTGGATGTTAAGGTGGAACTCACCGATGGTTCTTACCACGATGTGGACTCCTCCGAAATGGCGTTCAAGCTCGCGGGTTCTATGGCTTTCAAGAAAGGATGTAATGCCGCTAGCCCGGTTCTCCTTGAACCCATCATGAAAGTGGAAGTGACCGTAGCTGAAGATTACTTTGGAGACGTTATGGGAAACATTTCTTCTCGTCGTGGACAAATTATTGAAAGCACCAACCGTGGTATGGCCAAAGTGATTCGTTGCACCGTTCCTCTCTCCGAGATGTTCGGATACGCAACCGACCTTCGCTCCATGACTCAAGGTCGCGGAAGCTACGCGATGGAATTCAGTCACTACAATGAAGTGCCTTCCAATGTAGCCGCCAAGATCAAGGCAGACCGTGGAGTGAAAGCCTGAGAAAATCGCTTGCGTTAG
- the rplC gene encoding 50S ribosomal protein L3: protein MSGILGKKIGMTRLIQDDGRVIPLTVIECQPNTVVQVKTVEKDGYPAVVLGFDALKKPTKNRKFKTVREFRIEETDPLKIGDEVNLEGFEIGAMTKVTGTSKGKGFQGVVKRHHFRGGRRTHGSHFKREPGSIGARARPGKVHKGKRMAGHMGSDRITEMKEIVFVDIAKNLIGLKGQVAGSNGSLVIIRR from the coding sequence ATGTCAGGAATTCTAGGAAAAAAAATCGGTATGACTCGTCTCATTCAAGACGACGGTCGCGTGATCCCTCTCACGGTAATCGAGTGCCAGCCCAACACGGTGGTACAAGTGAAAACCGTAGAAAAAGATGGATATCCGGCGGTAGTGCTTGGGTTCGATGCGTTGAAGAAACCGACTAAGAACCGAAAATTCAAAACGGTAAGAGAATTCCGTATCGAAGAGACCGATCCTTTAAAAATTGGGGATGAAGTGAACTTGGAAGGATTCGAGATCGGAGCGATGACCAAGGTCACCGGTACTTCCAAAGGTAAGGGTTTCCAAGGAGTGGTTAAACGACATCACTTCCGAGGAGGTCGCCGAACTCACGGTTCTCACTTCAAGCGAGAACCTGGATCCATTGGTGCCCGTGCCCGTCCCGGTAAAGTACATAAAGGGAAGAGAATGGCCGGACACATGGGAAGCGACCGAATCACTGAGATGAAAGAAATTGTATTCGTAGACATTGCAAAGAATTTGATCGGCCTTAAGGGTCAAGTTGCCGGATCAAATGGCTCACTTGTAATCATCAGACGATAG
- the rplV gene encoding 50S ribosomal protein L22: MKALLKNTRISPKKANLVAGIVRGAAVEDALNQLRFTPKKAAKLLYKAIESAASNAEHNLKQNRSTLYIKEIVVTKGPTYKRGVPVSRGRQHPILKRTAQIRVTVDTRVAKPAKKTKAKPSNPTPDNGANQ, encoded by the coding sequence ATGAAAGCTTTACTCAAAAACACTCGGATCTCCCCTAAGAAAGCGAACCTCGTTGCAGGAATCGTGAGAGGAGCAGCGGTTGAAGATGCACTCAATCAATTGCGATTCACTCCAAAGAAAGCGGCTAAACTGCTTTACAAGGCTATCGAATCTGCAGCTTCAAACGCAGAACACAACCTTAAGCAGAACCGATCCACTCTGTACATCAAAGAGATCGTGGTTACCAAAGGACCAACCTACAAACGAGGAGTACCTGTGTCTCGTGGACGACAACACCCTATTCTCAAAAGAACCGCACAAATCCGAGTAACAGTAGACACACGAGTCGCAAAACCCGCAAAGAAAACAAAGGCAAAACCTTCTAACCCCACTCCGGACAACGGAGCTAATCAATAA
- the rplB gene encoding 50S ribosomal protein L2, with product MPIRKIKNTTNGQRNMSVLTYEELTTSTPFKGLLVSRKENAGRNSRGVITVRHRGAGNKTHLRIVDFKQTDKMNIEATVKTVEYDPNRSAFIMLALYRDGEYRYHLAPEGIKVGDHFMTAKKTKARAGNRMELQNIPVGFEIHNVQIELSGKGQLAKTAGSAAKLVSLDGEYAQVQLPSGEVRFVHKECFASIGRVSNADHSNVTIGKAGRNRHKGQRPEVRGKAMNPNDHPHGGGEGNCPIGLKYPKTPWGLHALGVKTRRRKNPSNRWIVKTRRGKMLAELNNK from the coding sequence ATGCCAATCCGAAAGATTAAAAACACGACGAACGGACAACGAAACATGAGCGTACTCACTTATGAGGAGTTGACCACCAGTACCCCTTTCAAGGGATTGCTCGTGAGCCGAAAAGAAAATGCTGGGCGAAATAGCCGAGGAGTGATCACCGTGCGACACCGTGGAGCCGGAAATAAGACTCACTTGCGTATTGTAGATTTCAAGCAAACCGACAAGATGAATATTGAAGCTACGGTAAAAACCGTGGAGTACGATCCCAATCGTAGTGCTTTCATCATGCTGGCTCTTTATAGAGATGGTGAGTACCGCTACCACTTGGCTCCCGAGGGAATCAAGGTGGGAGACCACTTTATGACTGCAAAGAAGACCAAGGCTCGTGCCGGAAATCGAATGGAACTTCAAAACATCCCTGTTGGATTCGAAATCCACAATGTTCAGATCGAACTCAGTGGAAAGGGACAATTGGCCAAAACGGCCGGGTCCGCTGCAAAACTTGTTTCCCTGGATGGTGAGTATGCCCAAGTGCAGCTCCCCTCTGGAGAAGTGCGTTTTGTCCACAAGGAATGTTTCGCCAGCATCGGTCGCGTTTCCAACGCCGATCACTCCAATGTCACCATTGGTAAAGCTGGACGAAATCGTCACAAGGGACAAAGGCCTGAAGTTCGTGGTAAAGCCATGAACCCAAATGATCACCCACATGGAGGAGGAGAAGGAAACTGTCCTATTGGACTTAAGTATCCTAAGACTCCTTGGGGTCTACATGCCCTTGGTGTAAAAACCCGTCGTCGTAAGAATCCTTCAAACCGCTGGATTGTTAAGACTCGAAGGGGCAAAATGCTCGCTGAACTTAATAATAAATAG